The Nicotiana tomentosiformis chromosome 2, ASM39032v3, whole genome shotgun sequence genome includes the window taagagatTAATTCCTggattacaataggttgtaatctaaagtttgctcagtagtgaagttgaaatcctacaagggtaggtcgtggtttttaatcccgtgagctgggagtttttcacgtaaaacttcTTTGCGTCATTTACTTACTGAAGTGTgcgtgtgttctgtgggaactaatacgaacctggttctctatatagtttggtggacccttaaacTCTATCAATTAGTATCAGTGcgggttctttctatcaggctaacacctagaaaggatcctcatagctgttccaccaaactttgaagaaggtcaatctaCCTACAGGCCACCAAGATTTAATGGCcaatactatggatggtggaagataagaATGCACCACTTCATAATGGCTGAAGACTCAGAGCTCTGGGACGTCATCTGCGATGGAACCTTCATCCCTACAAAAGCCAGTGGTGACTAAGCAGTAACAGTTcccaaaataagaaaaaaattcaaTGATGTTGATCGTAAGGCCATAGAGAAAAACTTTCgagcaaagaaaattcttgtctGTGGTATTGGTCCTGATGAATACAACAGGATCTCGGCATGCCAATTTGCTAAGAAAatctgggaagctctccaaacAGCTCATGAAGGGACAACCCAGGTTAAGCAATCAAAGATTGACATGCTTACCACAGAATATGAGTTTTTCAAGATGAAAGACGATGAGTCTATCTAGGACATGCATAATCGGTTCACCTTCATCATCAATGAGCTTCATTCTCTGGGAGAAATCATTCCAAGAAACAAACTTCTCAGGAAAATACTTAGTATTTTACCCAGTTCCTGAGAAAGCAAAGTGAATGTTATCACGGAGGCAAAGGATTTGCAGAAGCTAACCATTGATGAACTTATTGGTTatctgaaaacttatgaaatgaagaagaagaagaaggataatgagagaagagagcccaaaaggtagaagaacctggtcctcaagacGGACAACAATGATTCAGGTGGTAAGGATGCTGATATGGCATACCTGACAAAAAGATTCCAGAAAATGGTTCGCAGAAATGGAGGTTTTCCAAAGAAGGCCAGCTCCAGCAAGCCAAAAGGTTATGACCTATGTCACAAGTGTGGTAAGCTAGGACATTTCATCAAGGATTGTCCTCTCCTCCTCCTCAAGCAAGATCAATACAAACATAACACAGACAAAGCAACGAAGAGGAACCTGGTTCTTGACAAACGTTTCAAGAGGAAAAATATCGCTGGTAATattgtgaaacaagctcttgctgcatggggagactcctccAGCGAATTCGAAGATGATGATGATCAAGGTGATAGCTCCATGATGGCAGTGGAAAGTGAAGCAGCTGAGTATGTTCTATCTTCGCCTTGATGGCAcagtctgatgatgatgaagataacgacgatgatgatgaggtaaactttctagatATTCAAAGAAATATGAAGTCGTATTCTCCTAAAAAACGTATGTCATTTGCAAATGTTTTAATTGATGCCTATCACAGTCTTATATATGATAAAGATGCATTAATTGTGGAACTAGGTGAAGCAGAACAATCGAGAGACGACCTAGTAGTCGTTGTGGTAGATTTAAAGTAAATCATTAAGAgtttgaagaaagaaaaatatgcCTTAACTGAAAAAATTGCAAACATAGAACATGAGAGAGATGATCTAGTAGTTGTTATGGTCGATTTAAAAGAGACCATTGAATATGttgaaagagaaaaagaagtcTTAACCGAAAAGATTGCTAACATAGAGCTtgagagagatgacctattagtAGTAGTTGTAGATCTGAAGGATACAATTGAGGAACTAAAAGGAGAAGGTAGGCTTGAGATTCTTCAAAAAGGAAATAAAGTTGCGAATGAAACACATCTTAGGCTTGAAGATAAGATAAAATCAGTGAAATCTAGTTTGTGTCCCGAATTCGAGAAAAATAAATAACTTCAGGAAGAACTAGGTAGAGTCAAGagtgatcttgaaaaatcactcaagtggaccGGGTCCTCTGATGCTATCACTGCCATGTACAGGAACAATGGGGGAACATAGGCAGGGAATCGGGTTCCAAAGGGAAAAAACTCCTTACAACCCTCATAACAAGTACGTTACTGTACTTGACAACTGGCTCTGCACTCACTGTAGTAATACTGGGCACTTTAAGGAAACATGTAAGGCCAAGTTTCAATCtcaacagaaaaataaagtttttgctaAAAAGGTAACTACTGCTAGAGAATCTGGTCCCTCGTATAAAAGACGCATAATGCATGCTTGGACCAAAAGAACCCTCATTCATCcctttcctcattacaagggacccaaacttgtttgggtttcTAAGTCTAACAATTAATTTTCTTATACAGGGAGCAGTGAAGAGGAGCAACCaacaatggtacatggatagtggttgctcaaAGCACATAACTGGAAGGACAAACGATTTCCTTTAACTGAAggccctgcaaggagggagtgtatcctttggaaatggcaaGAAGGGATACATTAtgggagttggaaggattgggAAGTCTTTTTCTCACTCTATTGAAAATGTGTACTATGTTAAGGGATTCAAGTACAGCTTGCTGAGTATTTCCCAAATATGTGACAAGGAAAATAAAGTGGAATTTGTGTCAAAGATATGCACAGTCACTAATCTTGTGACTGGTAAAGTGGTGTTAGTAGCGAAAAGATATAAAAATatctatgttgctgattttgaaTCCTTGTAGAGTGGTGATCTCAGATGTCTAAgtattattgatgatgatgatgaattatGGCATAGAAGGCTGGGTCATGCAAGTTTTACGTTGCTGAACAAATTAGTCAAGAATGACCTGGTTCGTGGTCTGCCCAAGTCAAGCTTCAAggatcacaaggtgtgtgatgcatgtgcaAAAGGAAAGCATGTTAGATCTTCTTTCAAGCCTAAAAAGGAAGTGAGTACCTCAAGGCCACTTCATCTTCTCCacatggatctatgtggacctatgagggtgccaAGTAGATGAGGAAAGAGGTACATCTTCGTTATAGTGGACGACTATTCCAGATTCACCTGGACTCTGTTTCTCAAAACCAAGAATGAAACCTTCCAAGTGTTTGTTGCATTTGTCAAGAAGATCCAGGTGAAGATGAGTAATAATGCAGTATGTATCAGGTCTGGCCATGGGACAGAATTTGATAATGCCAAATTCGACGAATTATGTGTTGAAAATGGCATCACTCACAATTtttcagctccaagaacacctcaacaaaatggtgttgtggagagggAGAATAGGACTCTTGAATACATGGCAAGGACAATGTTGATTGATAGTGAGATTGCAAAAATTTTATGGGCAGAAACGGTCAACATTGCATGCTACTTGATAAAcgggtgcatgatcaggtcccttctgaacaaaacaccatatgaactgtTGAACGGAAGGAAGCCCAAGCTGACAAATTTGAGGACTTTTGGGTGTAAATGTTTTGTTCTCAACAATGGCAAGGAAGCGCTTGGGAAATTTGATACCAAAAGagatgaaggaatctttctgggatattcatcacaaagcaaagcctacaaagtatacaacaaaagaactcaatgtgttgaggaaagcatacacgtgatctttgatgaatctcaccACTCATGTGAAAAGGACTTGCATGATAGGAATAATCAAGACGGAGAACATTCAATTGTCCTTGGTGAAGTCATTGACATGGCAAATAGAAAGACTGACATGATGAGTCACGTCAAGGAGTCTAATGAGGATGGCGCAACTATATCTCCAACTGATGGAGAGGAACCTGGTCCCGCAATTACAACAACTGAAGCTGAGAACAAAGTTGTCGATGTTGTTCGAGGCACCCCACATGCTGAGATGAGAAGCAGCCAAGGACCACAGTCAGAAATACCTGGATCATCTATCAATGAGATCCATGTGTCAAATTGGAAGCACAAAGGTTCACACCCTCTTGAAAACACAATCACTCCTCTTGATTCAGgaattcaaaccagatcaaagGCTAGAAACTCACTTGCCTTCTCAGCCTTTCTCTCTCAAATAGATcccaaaaatatcaaagaagcattaaAAGATGCAGACTGGATTACAGCTATGCAAGAAGAGCTCCATCAATTTGAGAGAAACAAGGTATGGCACCTGGTTCCACGACCTGTGGATCACACTGTTATAGGAACCAGATGGGTATTCaggaacaaacttgatgagtttggaaacacAACTAGGAACAAGGCAAGGCtagtagttcaaggctacaatcacGAAGAAGAGATTAACTATGACGAAACTTTTGCTACAGTTGTTCGAATGGAGGCAATCAGAATTCTTATTGCCTTTGCATCATATATGGAATTCAAAttattccaaatggatgtcaaaagtgcatttctgaatggttATCTAAAAGAAGAAGTCTTCGCCAAGCAACCACCTGGATTTGAAAATCATGAGCATCCTGAGCACGTCTTTAAACTTGACAAGGCTTTATATGGGCTAAAGTAAGCTCATCGAGCTTAGTATGAAAGGTTATCAAAATTTcttctagaaaatggctttacaagaggaa containing:
- the LOC138905306 gene encoding uncharacterized protein: MAYLTKRFQKMVRRNGGFPKKASSSKPKGYDLCHKCGKLGHFIKDCPLLLLKQDQYKHNTDKATKRNLVLDKRFKRKNIAGNIVKQALAAWGDSSSEFEDDDDQGDSSMMAVESEAAEYVLSSP